GACGCCAAGGCCCAACACGACGGCCACCAGCACACGCGCGAACCACTTCGGCACTTGCGAACCTCGCATTCCCGGTGGGTGTGACGGAACGGGTCGGCCGCCGGGAATTCCGCGCGGCCGACCCGGTTTTCGCCAGGTCACCTGACGATCGTGATGTCCCGTTCCTGCTCGGCGGAGCCCCAGTCGTTCTGGGTCCACACGCTCAGCGACGCCGTCGTGTAGGCGGTGCCCGGTCGGAACGCCTTGGTCCGGGAGACGACCGTGACGTAGACCTGCTGGAAGGTGCCGGTGCACTCGGGGATCGGGACGTACCGGTCACCCGTGGCGATGTCGCCGCGCACGTTCTGCGTGACCTGCACGAACAGCGACCCCGAAGCGCCCTTCGCGCACACGACGGTGGTCGGCACGGACACGGCGGCGCCCCGCGCCTCCAGCGTCGCCGTCGACTCGACGGCCAACGCCGCCACCGCCGCTTCGTCCAGCTGCGCGGTGTCCGCGACGGCGGGCAGCGCGCTCCCGACCAGGGCGGCGGCGGTCAGAGCGAGGACGGGAATTGCCCTCATCATCTCCTCCTCGGATTTTTTCACCTTCGGCGCGCCACCACCTGTTTTGCGGCGACGCCAACCGAACAATGACGTTAGCCAGCCCCGAGCACGCGTTTCAAGAAATGACAAAACCAATCATTACCAATTCCGCACGGCACCCCGTTCCCGGTGGTGGCCCGCCGGTTGATCCGCCAACCGCACCACTTCCACCCGCCCCGACGGCCCCGCCTCCGGCCCTCCGACCCACACGGTGCGGTTGACGCATAACCAGCTTCACGGTTCGTCGTGCACCCGCTGTGCACCGCACCCCGCCGCCGGCAGAATCCCCGGGCTATGCGCACGGCGCTGCTGATCGCGACCGACACCTACACCGACCCCACCTTCCGCGCCCTGCGCGCGCCCGCACTGGACGCCGTCGAGCTGGACCGGGTGCTCGCCGACCCGGCGATCGGCGAGTTCCGCACCGAGGTGCTGCTCAACCGGCCCGCGCAGGAGGTCCGGCAGCGGGTGGACGAGGTGTTCGCGACCGCCGGCGTGGAGGACCTGGTCCTGCTCTACCTCTCCGGCCACGGCGTGAAGGACCAGACCGGCGCGCTGCACTTCGCCGCCACGGACACCCGGCACGACCTCCTGCCGTCCACGTCCGTGTCGGCCCAGTTCGTGCGGCAGGTCATCGACCGGAGCCGGGCCAGTCGCGTGGTGGTGTGGCTGGACTGCTGCTACGGGGGCGCGTTCCCCAGCGGGATGACGCCGCGCGCGGGCGGCGACGTGGACGTGGTCGAGCAGCTCGACGACGGCCGCGGCTGCGTGGTGATGACCGCCTCCACGCACATCCAGTACGCCTACGAGCCCGACGGGTCCGTGCACGACGAGGCGCAGCCGTCGGTGTTCACCCGGGCGATCGTGGAGGGCCTGCGCACCGGCGCGGCGGACCTCGACGGCGACGGCGCGATCACCACCCGCGACCTGTACGCCTACGTCTACGAGCGCCTGCGCCGCGAGAGCCCCGACCAGACGCCGACCACCAGCGGTGTCGTCGCCGGCGACCTGCGCATCGCCCGCGTCGGCACCCCGCTGCCCGCGGGCCTGCCCGACGAACTGCGCCGGCTGGTCCGCAGTGCCGACCCCGCCTTGCGGGAGGAGGGCGTCCGGCTGCTCCGAGCGCGCACCGACCCCGTGTCCGCGGAGGCACTGCGCATGCTCGCGGCCGGCGAGGACCGGGACCTGGCGGTGGCGGCCGGCGCGATGCCGAGCCTGCCGACGGACCCTCCGCCGTCACCGGTCTTCGCCGGTCACGCCCAGCTCCTGCGATACGCCGGCGGCGCACCGGCCTTCAGCCCCGATTCGTCGCTGCTGGCCGCCGGCGTCACCGTCTGGGACACCGTCAGTTGGCGATCGGTGGGACCCGTGCGCCTCGACGGCAATTCCTTCGCGTTCAGCCCCGACGGGCGGTTGTTGGCGGTCGACAAGCACCCGGGTGCCTCCCTGTACTCGACAGCTTCGTGGACCTCGCAGGGTCAAGTCGCGCAACCGAGTGACGGTCACCTCCCGAGCACGGGACGGCTGGCTTTCAGCTTCGACGGCCGGACCCTCGTGCGCTGGCGGTTCGACCGCCCGCCGACGCTGTGGGTGGCGGTCGAGGACCAGTGGCAGCACCGACCGCTCCACCTGGGCCGGGTGCTCTCCGCGCACGTCGCCGCCACGGCGCCGAGGATGGTGACCCTGACGGTGGACAGCGAGGTCCAGGTCTGGAACACGTCCACCCGCAGACCCAT
This DNA window, taken from Saccharothrix variisporea, encodes the following:
- a CDS encoding caspase, EACC1-associated type, with protein sequence MRTALLIATDTYTDPTFRALRAPALDAVELDRVLADPAIGEFRTEVLLNRPAQEVRQRVDEVFATAGVEDLVLLYLSGHGVKDQTGALHFAATDTRHDLLPSTSVSAQFVRQVIDRSRASRVVVWLDCCYGGAFPSGMTPRAGGDVDVVEQLDDGRGCVVMTASTHIQYAYEPDGSVHDEAQPSVFTRAIVEGLRTGAADLDGDGAITTRDLYAYVYERLRRESPDQTPTTSGVVAGDLRIARVGTPLPAGLPDELRRLVRSADPALREEGVRLLRARTDPVSAEALRMLAAGEDRDLAVAAGAMPSLPTDPPPSPVFAGHAQLLRYAGGAPAFSPDSSLLAAGVTVWDTVSWRSVGPVRLDGNSFAFSPDGRLLAVDKHPGASLYSTASWTSQGQVAQPSDGHLPSTGRLAFSFDGRTLVRWRFDRPPTLWVAVEDQWQHRPLHLGRVLSAHVAATAPRMVTLTVDSEVQVWNTSTRRPIGTAFRTDPPTRAVALSPDGKLLAAANATQTSLLRTGDRSVVTTLPGGVWWQDGLAFSADGRLLTTAGRDGVRVWSVPTGRLRQTIDTELRDVVFSPDGRLMAGVTRNGGVWLWATDPDDLRPLPAPPPLPPTAALREEKLDAAGRPASVGAVSAFAVGFGLVLLIAGLSWVTAALALAVGLGSAFAVGGTVLRVLTR